A genomic window from Labrus bergylta chromosome 7, fLabBer1.1, whole genome shotgun sequence includes:
- the LOC136179720 gene encoding uncharacterized protein gives MEGRNCCVKNCRRFSHDHLGRKIPNGLTFHCFPCWRKNEGNEISALTMRRRAAWVAAVGRGNITFSHIPTSMRVCSRHFHSGKPAYEMLESDPDWVPSLELGHNEGDDRHTELLLKPEKPKGEKKLKKTTKKTSGVFRPPEGGPQPAAVHQHPEGEGKGGGGGQRVGAGQRKRVKRAGGGGITAAAGGGGGITAAAAGGGGEGGITAAAGGGGEGGITAAAGGGGGITAAAGGGGGEGGITAAAGGGGEGGITAAAGGGGEGGITARGGGITTGGGGITAAGGITSGEGEGGITAAAGGGEGEGGITAGGGGGITSAGGGGPVRAAVYSWREAKSLLQSILKPEPDVKQRPADETHEEKELPPKEASFRDFFRESLRASLEGSSRSWTLLNQQTISLRPLPEKESSSESCMSCERLQRSVTVLQEELTRHTAVQVDSELPKVLNTTPTLQPDQVSQSPETAHIEEEVPDWAEPFEGDNEGDEVVESPSDKVSVSAKLKLRKAPRFQKIWLQKFWFLRYSPTLKVMWCYVCRLHSDKKHGAWGMIRGSRLFKLDNIKKHNSSINHRNNMELHMTQLCSV, from the exons ATGGAGGGGAGAAACTGCTGCGTGAAGAACTGCCGCAGATTCTCTCACGACCACCTGGGGAGGAAGATCCCAAACGGACTGACCTTCCACTGTTTCCCCTGCTGGAGGAAGAACGAAGGCAACGAGATTTCTGCTCTGACCATGAGGAGGCGGGCCGCCTGGGTGGCTGCGGTCGGACGAGGCAACATCACATTCAGCCACATCCCCACATCCATGAGAGTGTGCTCCCGACACTTTCACTCCG GTAAACCCGCGTACGAGATGCTAGAGTCGGATCCGGACTGGGTGCCGTCTCTGGAGCTGGGTCACAATGAAGGAGATGACAGACACACCGAGCTGCTCCTCAAGCCCGAGAAGCCGAAGGGGGAAAAGAAACTCAAAAAGACGACGAAGAAGACGTCAGGCGTTTTCAGACCTCCTGAAGGAGGACCACAGCCAGCAGCTGTGCATCAGCATCcagaaggagaaggaaaagggggtggaggagggcaAAGAGTGGGAgcaggacaaagaaaaagagtgaaaagagcaggaggaggaggaataacagcagcagcaggaggaggaggaggaataacagcagcagcagcaggaggaggaggagaaggaggaataacagcagcagcaggaggaggaggagaaggaggaataacagcagcagcaggaggaggaggaggaataacagcagcagcaggaggaggaggaggagaaggaggaataacagcagcagcaggaggaggaggagaaggaggaataacagcagcagcaggaggaggaggagaaggaggaataacagcaagaggaggaggaataacaacaggaggaggaggaataacagcagcaggaggaataacatcaggagaaggagaaggaggaataacagcagcagcaggaggaggagaaggagaaggaggaataacagcaggaggaggaggaggaataacatctgcaggaggaggag GTCCTGTCCGGGCGGCGGTCTATTCCTGGAGAGAAGCCAAATCTCTGCTGCAGTCGATCCTGAAGCCTGAGCCGGACGTCAAACAGCGGCCTGCGGACGAGACGCATGAGGAAAAGGAGCTTCCTCCTAAAGAGGCCAGCTTTAGA GACTTCTTTAGAGAGTCTCTCAGGGCGTCTCTGGAGGGATCCAGCAGGTCCTGGACTCTCCTAAATCAGCAGACCATCAGTCTCAGACCTTTACCTGAGAAGGAAAGCAGTTCGGAGTCCTGTATGAGCTGTGAGCGTCTGCAGAGGAGCGTCACggtgctgcaggaggagctgacTCGGCACACAGCAGTACAGGTTGACTCGGAGCTCCCAAAAGTCTTAAATACGACTCCAACCCTCCAACCAGACCAGGTCTCACAGAGTCCTGAGACGGCCCACATAGAGGAGGAAGTGCCTGACT GGGCGGAGCCTTTCGAAGGAGATAACGAAGGTGATGAAGTCGTCGAGTCGCCCTCTGACAAGGTTTCCGTCTCGGCGAAGTTGAAGCTCCGGAAGGCCCCTCGCTTCCAGAAGATCTGGCTCCAAAAGTTCTGGTTCCTCCGATACTCTCCGACGCTCAAAGTCATGTGGTGCTACGTTTGCCGCCTCCACAGCGACAAGAAACACGGGGCCTGGGGCATGATCAGAGGCTCAAGGCTCTTCAAGCTGGACAACATCAAGAAGCACAACTCCAGCATCAACCACCGGAACAACATGGAGCTCCACATGACGCAGCTGTGCAGCGTGTAG